One segment of Marvinbryantia formatexigens DSM 14469 DNA contains the following:
- a CDS encoding sensor histidine kinase: MNREQMTVAAALTVAALALLAALLMGGYLLRTLNRMQKLLRDYREKGSAAFQTMKETRESRLESSLERILQQAAGKEEAAERERDEVAALLSDLSHQLKTPMANVRMYTELLEDDTLSEEQRRRFAQQANAQAEKMQWLLESMLKASQLERGMIVFTAQFSGIRETIGRAVSGIYAQAEEKAITLQVEPFEDRRLWHEPGWTAEALGNLLDNAVKYSPEGSTITVRVQPMEIYTQIEICDQGQGIAKEEYNKIFQRFYRGENTGHTGGSGLGLYLAQLILNKEKGYITVDSREGAGSCFRVFLLNEV; encoded by the coding sequence ATGAACAGGGAACAGATGACAGTAGCTGCGGCGCTTACTGTGGCGGCGCTGGCACTTCTGGCGGCACTGCTGATGGGCGGATATCTGCTGCGCACGCTGAACCGTATGCAGAAGCTGCTGCGCGATTACCGGGAAAAGGGCAGCGCCGCATTCCAGACCATGAAAGAGACGCGGGAATCCAGGCTGGAGAGCAGCCTGGAGCGCATTTTGCAGCAGGCTGCCGGAAAGGAAGAAGCGGCGGAGCGGGAGCGTGACGAGGTGGCGGCGCTTCTTTCCGACCTCTCGCATCAGTTAAAAACGCCGATGGCAAATGTGCGGATGTATACCGAGCTTCTGGAGGACGATACACTCTCAGAGGAGCAGCGCCGCCGGTTTGCGCAGCAGGCAAACGCACAGGCGGAGAAAATGCAGTGGCTGCTGGAGAGTATGCTGAAAGCCTCGCAGCTTGAACGGGGTATGATTGTATTCACCGCGCAGTTTTCCGGCATCCGGGAGACGATTGGCAGGGCGGTCAGCGGAATCTATGCCCAGGCAGAGGAAAAAGCGATTACCCTGCAGGTGGAGCCGTTTGAGGACCGGCGCCTCTGGCACGAGCCGGGCTGGACGGCGGAGGCGCTCGGCAACCTGCTTGACAACGCCGTAAAATATTCTCCGGAGGGCAGCACGATTACCGTACGCGTGCAGCCGATGGAAATCTACACGCAGATAGAAATCTGCGACCAGGGACAGGGAATCGCAAAGGAGGAATACAATAAAATTTTCCAGCGCTTTTACCGCGGGGAGAATACCGGTCACACCGGCGGCAGCGGTCTGGGGCTGTATCTTGCGCAGTTAATTTTAAATAAAGAAAAGGGGTATATCACGGTCGATTCCCGCGAAGGCGCGGGAAGCTGCTTTCGGGTGTTCCTGCTGAATGAAGTATGA
- a CDS encoding response regulator transcription factor, which yields MTQIFFIEDDEALAEGISFALEREGYQISCFSTCRAGREAIAERQPDLVLLDWNLPDGDGLALCREIAGTAGVPVLMITARDMEIDQVMCLESGADDYIAKPFSLAVLKARIAALLRRRGGQDSSGWLISGDIRLQEKEMKAYLKDRELDLSLTEFKLLKYFLENKNQVLLKEQILARVWDSGGSFVEENTLMVNIRRLRTKVEEDASHPRYIKTVHGMGYLWEDRPAEQVDVH from the coding sequence TTGACACAGATATTTTTCATAGAAGACGATGAGGCGCTGGCGGAGGGCATTTCGTTTGCGCTGGAGCGGGAGGGCTATCAGATAAGCTGCTTTTCCACCTGCCGCGCAGGGCGGGAGGCGATTGCAGAACGGCAGCCGGACCTGGTGCTGCTGGACTGGAATCTGCCGGACGGCGACGGGCTTGCGCTCTGCCGGGAGATTGCCGGGACGGCGGGCGTGCCGGTGCTGATGATTACGGCGCGCGATATGGAGATCGACCAGGTGATGTGCCTGGAGAGCGGTGCGGACGATTACATTGCAAAGCCTTTTTCACTGGCGGTTTTAAAGGCGCGCATTGCGGCGCTTCTGCGCAGGCGGGGCGGGCAGGATTCCTCCGGATGGCTCATTTCCGGGGATATCCGTCTGCAGGAAAAAGAAATGAAGGCGTACCTCAAAGACAGAGAGCTGGACTTAAGCCTTACAGAATTTAAGCTGTTGAAATACTTTCTGGAAAATAAAAACCAGGTGCTGCTGAAGGAGCAGATCCTGGCGCGCGTGTGGGATAGCGGCGGCAGCTTTGTGGAGGAAAACACCCTGATGGTAAACATCCGGCGCCTGCGCACAAAGGTGGAGGAGGATGCCTCGCATCCCAGATATATCAAAACAGTACACGGCATGGGCTATCTGTGGGAAGACAGACCGGCAGAACAGGTAGATGTGCATTAA